The region CTATCAACACCTTTTCCATAAGCACTTTGTCTTGGATCTGCCCCAAAACACAAGTGACTGACATACCATTTGAGTGTTTTTTCAGCTCCGAGTCGATGCGGAACAGGTTGAACTCGCTGTGGTCGAGGATCAGCAGATGTTTGGGATGGAACTTCACTATCTGACGGCACAACTCAGAGCCGATGGAGCCACCGGCACCGGTGATCAGGATGCTGTTGTCTTTTATATAGTCACTGATGGAGGCCTCATCCAGCTCCACCGGTGACCTCCCCAACAAATCCTCGTAGTTGACATCGCGCAGGTCCTGGACGCTGATGGAGCCGTCTATGAGCTTTTCGTAACCCGGCAGGGTTTTATAGGGGAGACCAGTTTCCTCGCAAAGCTTAACCACTCTGCGGATTTGGGTGGCCGAGGCAGAAGGCATGGTGAGAAAAATCTGTTTCACCCGACACTTGGCGACGACATCCTTTAGGTGCTTGGTATTGCCTAACACCGGAACCCCGTGCAGCGACATCCCCTTTTTGCGGGGATCGTCATCCAAGAAACCCACAGAGTTTATATTGAGGTTTGGATTGTTTTCTATCTCCCTTATAAGTGCCTCGCCAGAGGAACCAGCCCCAACAAGCAGAGTGTTCAGCCCTTCACTGGGCTGACTTTTTAACCCAAGGGCCCGCTTAAAAGTCACCTTTACTCCAGAATTCCGATTGGCGTAATATATCCTGATTACGACTCGTAATCCTGCCGTGAACAAAAAACAAAGTACCGAGTCTATAAGGAATATTGATCGGGAAAGCCCTTCAAAACGGTTAAACAAAAGCAAGGCAACGATAATAATAAGCGAGGCAGATATATTGGCCCTAAGCAAGTTTTGCAGATCGCGAATGCCTGTGTAGCGCCACATCCCACGATAAAGGCCAAACCAATAAAATACGAATATTTTAAATGGAACGAGAAAAAGAATTCCCAGCAAAAGGTTATGAACCTCTTTGAGCGGTACGACCAATTCAAAGCGCAACAGATAGGACAGAATCTGAGCCAACGCGATGCTGGCGCAGTCGGCCGTAAGCACGAATAGGCGGCTTATCCTGTATGGGCCGTTGGCCATTATATCGCTCGCTCTTTATAGATATAGCGGGACGATACTGCGAAATTAATTAACATCATCCAAGCCTTTAGTAGCGTGTCCAGTTGAAGTCATGGGTTGCGGCCATAATGGTCATTCGGCCCTTCTATTTTGCTAGACAAAATCTGCTTCAAACAAATATATTTCCCATCAAACAATTAAAATTATTGGCCAAAATAAAATGCTAAGTTAAGACATTTCAGCATGCGATCCCACCCGAGTCAAGGAGTTTTGAATAGCCCGGCATTGTGACCCAAATCGTTGCAATTGCGCCATTCACCTGTTCTCTTACACCCCGCTTCAAAATGGTAACCCGCGTCTGTAGTTTGTCTGGCCGTCCTTCTTTTGACACTAGCCCCTTGCGAGCAGACCCACTTCGTCCCCAAGGGCGCAGGCCCGGGCTTTGCAAGCAATCCCCCACGGTTGGCAAATAATGGGCAGGCGGATGGCACCGTCGGGTAGCGCCGGCAAGGCTCCCAAGGAAAGCCGGGAACTCGGAAGGGCGCAAGGAAAGAGCTATCTGCCTGGGCGGCAGCCACCGTACATGGCCGCCGGGACGGCCCGGACCAGCAACCTCCGTTGCTCACGCACGGTTTTCAACTGGTTGCGGACCGACCTAAAAAATCTCGCACCAAAGTGGTGATTTTGTCAAGATGCCTATCATTTAGCCCGCAATGCATAGGTAGGCTCAAAATCTCCTGGTTGAGCTTTTCGGCAACCGGCAGGCTCTGACCATCCAGGCGGTATTGGGTGTGCAGATGCCCCGCCGGGTAGGAGACTCCGGTCTCCACCCCGTTTTCGCGCAGATGGGCGGCCAGCTCGGCCCGGCGGCCATGCAGCACCCTTATGGTGTAGATGAACGGGGCCACCGAGGCATAGTCCATCTTGAGCAGGGCCAGGCCTTCC is a window of Desulfarculaceae bacterium DNA encoding:
- a CDS encoding polysaccharide biosynthesis protein: MLTADCASIALAQILSYLLRFELVVPLKEVHNLLLGILFLVPFKIFVFYWFGLYRGMWRYTGIRDLQNLLRANISASLIIIVALLLFNRFEGLSRSIFLIDSVLCFLFTAGLRVVIRIYYANRNSGVKVTFKRALGLKSQPSEGLNTLLVGAGSSGEALIREIENNPNLNINSVGFLDDDPRKKGMSLHGVPVLGNTKHLKDVVAKCRVKQIFLTMPSASATQIRRVVKLCEETGLPYKTLPGYEKLIDGSISVQDLRDVNYEDLLGRSPVELDEASISDYIKDNSILITGAGGSIGSELCRQIVKFHPKHLLILDHSEFNLFRIDSELKKHSNGMSVTCVLGQIQDKVLMEKVLIDHAPKIVFHAAAYKHVPLVEESPWAGVINNIVGSKILMDAAVAHGVERFVVVSSDKAVRPTNVMGACKRVSEMIALSLNGGGTKFMAVRFGNVVGSSGSVVPHFRQQIRDGGPITVTHPEATRYFMTIPEASRLILQAGALGSGGEIFVLEMGTPVNILEMAKDLIRLSGKEPYEDIDIVITGLREGEKINEELIADDDHVLNTEHKKIMILIPDINENCCGDQAGYRESLNGFIAKLHEAALHYDREEIKALLREVVREYTPCKFN